A genome region from Penicillium psychrofluorescens genome assembly, chromosome: 3 includes the following:
- a CDS encoding uncharacterized protein (ID:PFLUO_004698-T1.cds;~source:funannotate) has translation MAKGKVCLAYSGGLDTSCILKYLIEEGYEVVCFMADVGQEEDFEAAREKAVKIGALKCEIVDLRREFIEELCFPAIACNAVYENVYLLGTSLARPVIARAQIAVAQREGCFAVSHGCTGKGNDQVRFELAFYALQPKIKVIAPWRDPVFYQRFAGRNDLLAYAEEKGIPVTSTKSKPWSMDENLAHCSYEAGILEDPDTTPPADMWKLTQDPLTAPDQPEDFTLTFEKGVPVKLEFTEGGKKKTVTDSVDVFLTANTIARRNGVGRIDIVENRFIGIKSRGCYETPGLTMLRSAHIDLEGLVMDREVRALRDQFVTVNYSKLLYNGLYFSPEREFLESSITASQKSVNGQVRCRAYKGTVSVLGRSSDTEKLYDMSESSMDEIGDFSPAETTGFITVSAIRLKKYGQMKAEAGEKM, from the exons ATGGCCAAAGGAAAG GTTTGTCTGGCTTACTCGGGTGGCCTCGATACGAGCTGCATCT TGAAATACCTGATCGAGGAAGGGTATGAGGTCGTGTGTTTCA TGGCCGATGTTGGCCAGGAAG AGGACTTCGAGGCTGCTCGCGAGAAGGCCGTGAAGATCGGTGCTCTCAAGTGCGAGATTGTCGATCTCCGCCGGGAGTTCATCGAGGAGCTCTGCTTCCCCGCCATTGCTTGCAATGCTGTCTACGAGAATGTTTACCTGCTCGGGACCTCCCTGGCTCGTCCGGTCATTGCCCGTGCCCAGATTGCCGTGGCCCAGCGCGAGGGCTGCTTCGCGGTCTCCCACGGCTGCACTGGCAAGGGTAACGACCAGGTCCGCTTCGAGCTTGCCTTCTACGCCCTGCAAcccaagatcaaggtcatTGCCCCATGGCGCGACCCCGTCTTCTACCAGCGTTTCGCTGGCCGCAACGACCTCCTCGCCTAtgccgaggagaagggcatcCCCGTCACGtccaccaagtccaagcCCTGGAGCATGGACGAGAACCTCGCCCACTGCTCGTACGAGGCTGGTATCCTGGAGGACCCTGATACCACTCCTCCGGCCGACATGTGGAAGTTGACCCAGGACCCTCTGACGGCTCCCGATCAGCCCGAGGACTTCACTCTCACCTTCGAGAAGGGTGTTCCCGTGAAGCTTGAGTTCACTGAgggtggcaagaagaagactgtCACTGACTCCGTCGACGTCTTCCTGACTGCCAACACCATCGCCCGCCGTAACGGTGTTGGCCGCATTGACATTGTTGAGAACCGTTTCATCGGTATCAAGTCGCGTGGCTGCTACGAGACACCTGGTCTGACCATGCTGCGCAGCGCTCACAT CGACCTGGAAGGTCTTGTCATGGACCGTGAGGTCCGCGCTCTCCGTGACCAGTTCGTCACTGTCAACTACTCCAAG CTCCTCTACAACGGTCTCTACTTCTCCCCAGAGCGCGAGTTCCTGGAGTCCTCCATTACCGCTTCCCAGAAGTCCGTCAACGGCCAGGTCCGCTGCCGCGCCTACAAGGGCACCGTCTCCGTCCTGGGCCGCTCATCCGACACCGAGAAGCTGTACGACATGTCCGAGTCCAGCATGGACGAGATTGGCGACTTCTCGCCCGCCGAGACCACCGGTTTCATCACTGTCTCTGCTATCCGTCTGAAGAAGTACGGCCAGATGAaggccgaggctggtgaGAAGATGTAA
- a CDS encoding uncharacterized protein (ID:PFLUO_004702-T1.cds;~source:funannotate) — MDPDDPNLWLYLGVSAALVLCGGAFAGLTIALMGQDEIYLQVIKTSGEGSEKKNAESVLNLLKHGKHWVLVTLLLSNVITNETLPIVLDRSLGGGWPAVLGSTVLIVIFGEVVPQSICVRYGLPIGAWMAPCVLVLMYIMSPVAWPVAKLLDRLLGEDHGTVYKKAGLKTLVTLHKTLGEAGEQLNSDEVTIISAVLDLKEKSVGTIMTPMEDVFTMSADTVLDEPTMDLILSQGYSRIPIHAPDNPMDFVGMLLVKMLITYDPEDCRLVREFALATLPETRPETSCLDIVNFFQEGKSHMVLVSQYPSEDHGVLGVVTLEDVIEELIGEEIIDESDVFIDVHKAIRRMAPAPRARVAKGTIVEEPPITARSVTDNELVDLDGIDPFSRKRSIEPVRRRSSVEPPPPRFQLRIPDGNTTAADGWVTQRGTTDEIREHLKHLGPSNLASRPRQTRYSAVKIKRRTTSPSQSAQTDLESGQSTTDSQSHQAMSSGYTGGIGVGLLASAGPDAKDGAHALKVGYGTMFPQDHISKSTNAQQYKDLPQVSIPESVHEEHEDQTHTESTRQGNGRANTSNSAQSSDSTIEKSKRHSPYSHRGQTRSGSITEQIVDVNGIRKVVLHAAPSSSSEGELQTHEGSHSPSQSRYKDAPVIESDGSKSGNTAKGSQKKKRRKKKRDDHHAKQQLDSGPGEDQPLLRQDS, encoded by the coding sequence ATGGATCCAGACGACCCGAATCTGTGGCTGTACCTAGGTGTTTCAGCTGCCCTTGTCTTGTGCGGTGGAGCTTTTGCGGGTCTGACAATTGCCCTCATGGGCCAGGATGAAATCTACCTGCAAGTCATCAAAACCTCTGGGGAAGGATCGGAGAAAAAGAACGCGGAGAGTGTTTTGAACCTGTTGAAACATGGAAAGCACTGGGTTCTCGTCACTTTGCTGCTGAGCAATGTCATCACAAACGAGACCTTACCTATTGTCCTCGACCGATCactgggtggtggttggcCCGCAGTGCTGGGGAGCACTGTATTGATCGTTATCTTCGGTGAAGTCGTGCCTCAGTCGATTTGTGTCCGTTATGGACTCCCGATCGGTGCGTGGATGGCACCCTGTGTGTTGGTTCTGATGTACATCATGTCACCCGTTGCATGGCCTGTTGCCAAGCTGCTCGACAGGCTTCTCGGGGAAGATCATGGCACGGTCTACAAAAAGGCCGGATTGAAAACACTAGTCACTCTCCACAAAACCCTCGGAGAAGCCGGCGAACAACTGAACTCGGACGAAGTCACGATCATCAGTGCGGTTCTGGACCTCAAAGAGAAATCCGTGGGAACGATCATGACGCCCATGGAGGATGTCTTCACTATGTCTGCCGACACCGTTCTCGATGAACCGACCATGGACCTCATCCTCTCCCAAGGATACTCTCGAATCCCCATCCATGCACCCGACAACCCAATGGACTTCGTTGGCATGCTTCTTGTGAAGATGCTAATCACTTACGACCCGGAAGATTGCCGGCTTGTCCGCGAGTTTGCCTTGGCCACGCTTCCCGAAACCCGTCCGGAAACCAGCTGCCTGGATATCGTGAATTtcttccaagaaggaaaatcTCACATGGTCCTTGTCTCTCAATACCCTAGCGAGGATCATGGCGTGCTTGGCGTTGTCACCCTTGAGGATGTCATTGAAGAACTAATCGGCGAAGAGATCATTGACGAATCTGACGTTTTCATTGATGTTCACAAAGCTATTCGGCGGATGGCACCTGCTCCTAGGGCTCGCGTTGCCAAGGGCACGATCGTTGAAGAGCCTCCCATCACTGCTCGTTCAGTCACCGATAACGAACTGGTTGACTTGGATGGCATCGACCCTTTCTCTCGCAAGAGATCGATCGAACCTGTTCGACGTCGCAGCTCTGTCGAACCACCCCCCCCACGATTCCAATTGCGCATACCTGACGGCAACACCACTGCAGCTGATGGTTGGGTCACTCAACGCGGAACGACTGACGAGATTCGAGAGCATTTGAAGCATCTCGGTCCTTCAAATCTTGCCAGTCGACCCCGACAAACCCGTTACTCTGCAGTCAAGATCAAGCGCAGGACCACCTCCCCCAGCCAATCGGCACAGACTGATTTGGAATCTGGACAAAGCACAACTGATTCACAATCGCATCAAGCGATGTCTTCTGGCTACACAGGCGGCATTGGAGTTGGTCTTCTCGCCTCTGCAGGACCTGATGCCAAAGATGGAGCACATGCATTGAAAGTTGGGTACGGCACGATGTTCCCACAGGACCATAtcagcaaatccaccaaTGCCCAGCAGTACAAAGATCTTCCTCAAGTCTCGATCCCTGAATCCGTTCACGAAGAGCACGAGGATCAGACGCACACCGAGTCTACCCGACAAGGAAATGGACGGGCGAATACATCGAACAGCGCCCAATCATCCGATTCCACCATCGAGAAATCGAAGCGCCATTCCCCGTACTCTCACCGTGGACAGACCCGAAGCGGCAGCATCACCGAACAGATCGTCGATGTCAACGGAATCCGCAAAGTCGTCCTTCACGCTGCCCCGAGCTCATCATCGGAAGGAGAGCTACAAACCCATGAAGGCAgccattctccttctcaatCCCGTTACAAGGATGCGCCGGTTATTGAATCGGACGGATCAAAGTCTGGAAACACGGCCAAAGGCtcacagaagaagaagcgccgcaagaagaagcgcgacGACCACCATGCCAAACAGCAGCTGGATAGCGGTCCAGGAGAAGATCAGCCTCTCTTACGACAAGACTCTTGA
- a CDS encoding uncharacterized protein (ID:PFLUO_004700-T1.cds;~source:funannotate) produces the protein MNVPRAPVRGLLRQTRRCYSGAPSPSARLNLPIDYKTTPLLHHTPSSLSGIPEFPAAATSKRLNLFQAINSALRTALSTSDKVLLFGEDVAFGGVFRCSMDLQTEFGSDRVFNTPLSEQGIAGFAIGAAAEGMKPVAEIQFADYVFPAFDQIVNEAAKFRYREGASGINVGGLVLRMPCGAVGHGALYHSQSPEALFAHIPGLRVVVPRSPAQAKGLLLSSIFECNDPVVFMEPKILYRAAVEHVPNEYYTIPLSKAEVIKPGKDLTIVSYGQPLYLCSAAISAIEKTMKGVNIELIDLRTIYPWDRQTVLDSVRKTGRAVVVHESMINYGVGAEVSSTIQEGAFLRLEAPVKRVAGWSVHTGLSYEQFILPDVARIYDAIKQTLEY, from the exons ATGAATGTCCCACGGGCTCCAGTACGGGGTCTCCTCCGCCAAACCCGACGCTGCTACTCGGGGGCCCCATCACCTTCAGCACGTCTGAACTTGCCGATCGACTACAAGACCACTCCTCTCCTACATCacacgccctcctccttATCGGGCATCCCCGAATTCCCTGCAGCGGCGACCAGCAAACGGTTGAACCTGTTTCAAGCCATCAACTCCGCCCTGCGAACCGCCCTTTCTACCTCCGACAAGGTCCTGCTCTTCGGTGAAGATGTTGCCTTTGGTGGCGTGTTTCGGTGCTCGATGGATTTACAGACCGAGTTTGGGTCAGACCGAGTGTTTAATACACCCCTGTCGGAGCAAGGGATTGCCGGCTTCGCCATTGGCGCTGCGGCAGAGGGGATGAAGCCAGTGGCTGAGATCCAGTTTGCGGACTAcgtttttcccgctttcgACCAGATTGTGAACGAAGCTGCCAAGTTTCGGTATCGGGAAGGTGCCAGTGGGATCAACGTGGGTGGATTGGTCCTACGCATGCCTTGTGGCGCAGTGGGCCACGGAGCACT ATACCACTCGCAATCACCGGAGGCGCTGTTTGCACATATTCCTGGCCTCCGCGTTGTCGTACCACGTTCACCTGCACAGGCCAAGGGCTTACTCCTCTCATCCATATTCGAGTGCAACGACCCCGTTGTCTTCATGGAGCCCAAGATCTTATATCGTGCCGCGGTGGAGCACGTTCCTAACGAATACTATACCATCCCCCTTAGCAAGGCCGAGGTGATCAAACCCGGCAAGGATCTGACGATTGTTTCCTACGGCCAGCCTCTATACTTGTGCTCTGCTGCCATTTCGGCCATTGAAAAGACCATGAAAGGCGTCAATATCGAATTGATTGATCTGCGAACCATCTATCCATGGGATCGCCAGACGGTTCTGGACAGTGTGCGGAAAACGGGGAGAGCGGTTGTTGTGCACGAGAGTATGATCAACTATGGCGTGGGTGCTGAGgtctcctccaccatccaggAGGGTGCTTTTCTACGGCTAGAAGCTCCTGTCAAGCGGGTTGCTGGCTGGAGTGTTCACACTGGATTGAGCTACGAGCAGTTTATCCTGCCTGACGTTGCCA GAATCTATGATGCCATTAAGCAGACCCTCGAATATTAA
- a CDS encoding uncharacterized protein (ID:PFLUO_004701-T1.cds;~source:funannotate), giving the protein MTEAAKQSRVEASLAPASSLELQTSRGSQPNTDAVQHANCLQSELTTANVDWDKRIAALKFFADRKHAEIPASTTNQNFEVNMESTISSATQQRLAVSMHSHGEDMAAVAERQNLSLVEAVKKATGLKQRIHDLVREDGFFSQRQIPGGPKEKA; this is encoded by the exons ATGACCGAGGCCGCCAAACAGAGCCGCGTCGAGGCTTCCCTTGCCCCCGCTTCCTCTCTGGAGCTGCAAACC TCCAGGGGCTCACAGCCAAACACCGATGCCGTGCAGCATGCCAACTGCCTACAGAGCGAGTTGACGACCGCCAACGTGGACTGGGATAAGCGCATAGCAGCGCTCAAATTTTTCGCGGACCGAAAACACGCGGAGATCCCGGCCTCGACGACCAA CCAAAACTTCGAGGTCAACATGGAGTCCACCATCTCTTCCGCTACTCAGCAGCGTTTGGCCGTATCCATGCACTCGCACGGAGAAGATATGGCTGCCGTTGCCGAAAGACAAAATCTCTCTCTGGTGGAAGccgtgaagaaggccaccgGACTAAAGCAGCGGATCCATGATCTCGTGCGTGAGGACGGGTTTTTCTCGCAACGCCAAATCCCCGGTGGGCCCAAGGAGAAAGCTTGA
- a CDS encoding uncharacterized protein (ID:PFLUO_004703-T1.cds;~source:funannotate), with protein sequence MSASSQLPYTCNTCLVAFHRSDGQREHMRNDWQYVVLNPFYLRTMTDTFFQLVQHEAPCRFPPPVSLETFNEKVLAAKATSSEAAAKASFEKTCQACQKTFFSENSYQNHIKSAKHKQREARLNKEGDDASVMSSTFSFGEPVNKENDVSKVTDGLKTATIEEQDEEASDEKDEFSTARCLFCREYSSDIEANVEHMYKTHGMFIPEREYLADLEGLIHYLYRKITENFECLYCHAIRNNAAGIRTHMRDKGHCMIAFESEEEQIEIGQHYDFRSSYSDDEEEKSTPESGGVKIKPSNGDDDEGWETDASSVDEDDDEFDSHRKAPVIYQTEYELHLPSGRTAGHRSLAKYFRQNLHNYPTAEERATRQLAIENGEIEEEEKPRGRNANRTLISRANGGMGMIGATDTQKEAVTIEERRERTRAIRQELRYTARVQKAANSQKHFRDPLLQ encoded by the coding sequence ATGTCGGCCTCTTCTCAACTTCCCTACACCTGCAACACCTGCCTCGTTGCGTTTCACCGCAGCGATGGACAGAGAGAGCACATGCGCAACGACTGGCAGTATGTGGTTTTGAACCCTTTTTATCTGAGAACTATGACTGACACATTCTTCCAGCTTGTACAACATGAAGCGCCGTGTCGCTTCCCTCCCCCCGTGTCCTTGGAAACCTTTAACGAGAAAGTCCTTGCTGCCAAGGCCACCTCCAGCGAGGCCGCCGCCAAGGCCTCGTTCGAGAAGACCTGCCAGGCTTGCCAGAAGACTTTCTTCAGCGAAAACTCCTACCAGAACCACATCAAGAGTGCCAAACATAAGCAACGTGAAGCCCGCCTGAACAaggaaggtgatgatgctTCCGTCATGAGTTCCACCTTCTCGTTTGGAGAACCCGTCAACAAGGAGAACGATGTGTCCAAGGTCACCGACGGTCTGAAGACTGCTACCATCGAGGAACAGGATGAGGAAGCAAGTGACGAAAAAGACGAATTCTCCACAGCCCGCTGTCTATTCTGTCGGGAGTATTCATCCGACATCGAAGCCAACGTTGAGCACATGTACAAGACCCACGGCATGTTCATTCCTGAGAGAGAATATCTGGCGGACCTGGAAGGCCTCATTCACTACCTCTACCGCAAGATCACGGAAAACTTCGAATGTCTCTACTGCCATGCAATCCGAAACAACGCCGCCGGGATCCGGACACACATGCGTGATAAGGGCCACTGCATGATTGCCTTTGAATCCGAGGAGGAACAGATAGAGATTGGCCAGCATTACGACTTCCGGAGTTCGTActccgacgacgaagaggagaaatCTACACCGGAAAGTGGCGGTGTTAAGATTAAACCCTCCaacggcgatgatgatgaaggctGGGAAACCGATGCATCATCtgtggacgaagacgacgacgagtTCGACTCGCATCGTAAAGCTCCGGTCATCTACCAGACCGAGTATGAACTCCACCTGCCGTCTGgccgcaccgccggccaCCGTTCTCTTGCCAAGTACTTCCGTCAGAACTTGCACAATTACCCCACTGCCGAGGAGCGAGCTACCCGCCAGCTTGCCATCGAAAATGGAGAAAttgaagaggaggagaagccgcgCGGCCGCAACGCCAACCGCACTCTCATTTCCCGTGCCAACGGTGGTATGGGTATGATTGGCGCCACTGATACTCAGAAGGAGGCTGTTACCATCGAGGAACGCCGCGAGAGGACCCGCGCCATTCGACAGGAGCTTCGCTATACGGCCCGCGTCCAGAAAGCTGCCAACAGTCAGAAACACTTCCGCGACCCTCTCTTGCAATAA
- a CDS encoding uncharacterized protein (ID:PFLUO_004699-T1.cds;~source:funannotate), with product MPTDNALPTLVFIPGSWHQPKCYDKLTTLLHGQHELNCVSVTLPSTAGNPAATFKDDFDAAREAISEETTHGRNVVVIAHSYGGMVGNSAVGGFTRPRDTTETSPTGYVIGLILIATGYTLTGFTFMDPFLGHPPPSWRVNSATGYAELVTPPRELFYHDLPAEEAEFWVSQLRPQSLKALFEGGEYTYAGWKDVPTWYIGTVEDRGLPVVAQRMSVGMAREMGASVEHRELRTSHSPFLSQPEATARIVWEAVEAFIGKSGGDESTLSGRGDVIAVPKATLWQPFTWFRFGLPLALGHLGEETMEV from the exons ATGCCTACTGATAATGCTCTACCGACGCTAGTCTTCATCCCTGGCTCCTGGCATCAACCGAAATGCTACGACAAGCTCACCACACTCCTCCATGGGCAGCATGAGTTGAATTGCGTCTCCGTGACCCTCCCTTCGACGGCGGGGAACCCAGCTGCGACCTTCAAAGACGATTTCGATGCTGCCCGCGAAGCTATTTCCGAGGAGACAACCCACGGGCGCAATGTGGTAGTCATTGCACACTCCTATGGTGGCATGGTGGGCAATAGTGCGGTCGGGGGATTCACGCGGCCACGAGACACCACCGAGACCTCTCCAACGGGATACGTTATCGGCCTCATCCTCATAGCTACCGGCTATACCCTAACAGGCTTCACCTTTATGGACCCGTTCCTCGGTCATCCGCCTCCTTCCTGGCGTGTCAATAGCGCAACCGGCTATGCCGAGCTTGTCACACCCCCACGCGAGCTCTTTTACCACGATTtgccagcagaagaagcggaaTTCTGGGTCTCCCAGCTTCGTCCGCAGAGCCTGAAAGCGTTGTTCGAGGGTGGTGAATACACATACGCAGGGTGGAAGGATGTGCCCACCTGGTATATTGGTACCGTCGAGGACCGAGGTTTGCCGGTGGTTGCGCAGCGGATGTCAGTGGGTATGGCAAGGGAGATGGGCGCAAGTGTGGAGCACAGGGAACTGCGAACGAGCCATTCGCCGTTTCTGAGTCAACCGGaagcgacagcgaggatTGTGTGGGAGGCTGTCGAGGCGTTCATCGGCAAGTCGGGGGGCGATGAATCGACACTGAGCGGACGTGGTGATGTGATAGCCGTGCCCAAGGCCACGCTCTGGCAGCCTTTTACATGGTTTAGATTTGGGCTTCCGCTGGCCCTCGGGCAT TTGGGGGAGGAGACTATGGAGGTCTAG